The Armatimonadia bacterium DNA segment ACCTACTCCTGCACATCGGGAAGATGTACTACTTGCTGAACGTGGCCGCTCTCCTGTGGTTGGCCGTGGCCCTGAGCGGCCGATGGGCGGTCCAGCGCCTGCAGCTCCGTCCGACTGCTTTGCTGACGCTCCTGGCGCCCTTCCTGGTTCTCGGCGGCGTTACGGTCCATCAGACGTACCGTGAACGCCAGACCCTTGAGCAGTCGTGGAAGGGCGCCGCGGCCATGACCCGCCAGCTGGACCCCGACAGCAGTGTCGTGCTCTCTTCCTCCGTGCCACGGGAGTCGCGAGCGCCCGACGGCGGCCGTCCCTGGGACTTCAGGCATGCCATGTACTACCTGCCGCGGTTCCCGACCTACATGTACCCTACTGATGACGCCGCGACCGTGGGCCGCTTCAACGCAGGCTGGCACCGCATCACCCGCTACCTGGAGACGCCGATCCGCCTTCACGGAGTTCGTCATGTGATTCTCACCAGTCACGATCTCCTCAGGCACCTGCCGCCGGGCTGCCATGTTCTGGACCTGCGCAGCGGGGTGCTCGAGCTACACCTAGTACCAGTTGATCCTTCACATCCCGTCATCCTCGGCCCCGGCTGGGAGCTACAATGCACCCCCGCCAGGCCCTGACAGACGTAACCATCTCAGACAAGCCGTAACAGGAGACGACATGCTTCCCACCATCCGCATCGGCAGCCATGACCTCACCCGCCTGATCATCGGCGGCAACCCTTTCAGTGGCGGCTCGCACTTCTCACTTGATCTGGACGAGGCGTTTCTCGACTACCACACCAATGCCCGCATCGTGGAGACGCTCTTCGAGTGCGAGCGTCAGGGCCTCAACACTATGCAGTCGCGCGGCGACAAGCATATCCTGCGTGCGCTCCGCGAGTACCGTAACGCTGGAGGCACGATGCAGTGGATCGCGCAGACCGCCAGCGAAATGCGTGACCTGCACGGCAACATCCGCCAGGCCGCCGCAGCCGGGGCGATCGGGATCTACCACCATGGCAGCCGGACCGACGCCCTGTGGCGCGAAGGTCGTGTCGATGAGATCAGGGACCTCCTGGCGACCATGCGGGACTGTGGAGTCATCGTGGGCATGGGCACCCATCTGCCGCAGGTGGTGGAGTACTGCGAGGAGCACGAGTGGGACGTCGACTTCTACATGACCTGCATGTACACGCTGGGTGATCACCGCAGCGCCGACGGCTACGTGGCCTCCGGAGGAACCCCGAATGAGACCTACGACGACGCCGACCGGGAGAGAATGTGCGCGCTGATCCGGGCAACGCCGAAGCCCTGCCTGGCCTTCAAGGTACTCGCAGCGAACCGCAAGTGCACGAGCCCGGAGGCCATACGCGAGGCCTTCGAGTACGTCTTTGCCAACATCAAGCCGACGGACGCCGTGGTCGTGGGGATGTACCAGGAGCACCTGAACCAGATCGCGATGAATGCGCAGATAGTCCGTGAGCTGTGCAGCTAGGCTGTCCTCAGTGGCCTTCAAGCCGCGCAGCAAGAAACGTCCGGTCTTATCGACGAAGCCCCTTCCGGGCTGGATTCTTTACCAACAGGACAGGAAGGTCAGTGCAGGCACCGAGGCGAAGCATACCGTGGTTCCAAGATGCCGGTGAGCTCGACCTGCCCAATCCGGTGGAAAGGCGGACAAGACCTTGACCCTTCGTGAGCGCTTCCAGCGCACGATGCATTACCAGAAGGTGGACCGCATCCCCTTCTTCGAGTTCGGCTACTGGGCTGAGACGCTCCCGAACTGGCACCAGCAAGGGCTGCCTCGCGAGATCGACGACGAGCGCAAGGCCTACGACTACTTCGGGATCGAGAACTGGGGCGGATTCCCCGTCGGCATCGGTCTCTACCCCGGCTTCGAGCGCGAAGTGATTGAGGAGACCGAGGACTTCGTCGTGTACCGCGACAGCGAACGGGCCCTCAAGCACGAGCGCAAGGGCGTCATCCGCACGATCCCCCACTACCTGGAGTTCGGCCTCAAAGACCGCGCGGACTGGGAACTGTTCAAGGAACGCCTCAACCCCGACGATCCGGGGCGATACCCCGGGGACTGGGACGCGAGAGTCAAGCAGGCAAAGGAAGCGGAGTACCCGGTCTCCATCGGGATCGGCTCCATGATCGGCTGGCCCCGGAACTGGATCGGCTTCGAGAACATCGCCCTGATGTCCTATGACGACCCTGAGCTGATCGACGAGATCATCGAGACCCTCTGTGTCCTGGTCTGCACGGTGATCGAGCGCGCGCTCAAGGAAGTCAGGTTCGACTTCGGCGCCGGCTGGGAGGACATCTGCTTCAACAGCGGTCCCCTCCTGTCACCGGCCTTCTTCGACCGTTACATCGTGCCGCGTTACAAGCGCATCACCGACCTGCTGCATCTGCACGGTGTGGACCTTGCCTGGACCGACTGCGACGGTAACATCGTCCCGATCCTCCCGCAGTTCCTCGCGGGAGGCATCAACTGTATGTTCCCCATCGAGGTCCGCGCAGGATCGGACCCGGTGGCCATGCGCGAGCGGTTTGGCCGGGAGTTGCGTCTCTGCGGCGGCTTTGACAAGATGGCCTACTACAAGGGCGCAGAAGGCATCGAGGCCGAGCTGCAGCGCCTCAAGCCGACGGTTGACCAGGGAGGGTTCATCCCCTTCTGCGATCATCGCGTCCCGGCCGACGTGCCCTACGAAGCATACCTGTGGTACCTGAAGCGCAAGCGGGAGCTCTACAACGCCGGCATGCGCGAGCCCCAGTACGATGAGTCGGTCCTGACACCGCCCGCTCCGGGAGTGTGGTGCGAGCAGTAACAACTGAGGCTTTCCCCGTCACCGCCGGCGCTGCGGCGCCACCCCTTGGCGGTAAGACGGACCATCTGGACATGCACTGCTAGCGTGTGTGGCCGTGCCATTCAGCCGCAGCCCCCCCACAGGGAGGGGCCCAACCCGACAGGGAGGTCAATGACATGGAACGACGTGGTTTCACGCTGATTGAGTTGCTCGTCGTGATCGCAATCATTGCGATCCTCGCAGCCATCCTGTTCCCGGTTTTCGCCCGTGCTCGTGAGAAGGCCCGTGCCTCAAGCTGTCTGAACAACTGCAAGCAGCTCGGTCTTGGTCTGATGATGTACGCCCAGGACTACGATGAGTACTTCACCATCAACGAGCCCCACGGCGCCAATGATGTCACCGCGAAGTGGTGGTGCTCACGGATCTACCCGTACGTGAAGAACAAGCAGGTCTTTGTCTGCCCGTCGCACCCTGGCTCCTACATCAGCTACAGCATCAACTACCGAGTCTCCAACTGGAACTCGGCGACGCACCAGTCGAAGATCCAGTTCCCCGCCTCCACGATTGTTCTTGCCGATGTGGAGCCCACTCAGAAGTACACGATCGGTGTCTCTGCCGGCACCAACCCGGACTGGATCATGCATGCGCCCTACGACCAGACGCAGTACACCTGGTGCCCGCCCTTCCCGCGGCACAACGAGGGCGCCAACTTCGTCCTGGCCGACGGCCATGCCAAGTGGATGAAGATCCAGGCCACCTATGTCGACACGCCTGGACAGCTGTCCATGTACACGCTCGACAACAAGCGGTAAGAAGAGCCGCGCTGCGCGGTTCTCCTATGCACTTCCCAGCCCGCTCCCTGCGCACCTCGGGAGCGGGCTCTCCTTCTCAGGCCTGTCATGCCAAGCCTGGGAAGGCCCGTCTCACGCCCCGGACGCTCTCTGGGC contains these protein-coding regions:
- a CDS encoding uroporphyrinogen decarboxylase family protein; translation: MTLRERFQRTMHYQKVDRIPFFEFGYWAETLPNWHQQGLPREIDDERKAYDYFGIENWGGFPVGIGLYPGFEREVIEETEDFVVYRDSERALKHERKGVIRTIPHYLEFGLKDRADWELFKERLNPDDPGRYPGDWDARVKQAKEAEYPVSIGIGSMIGWPRNWIGFENIALMSYDDPELIDEIIETLCVLVCTVIERALKEVRFDFGAGWEDICFNSGPLLSPAFFDRYIVPRYKRITDLLHLHGVDLAWTDCDGNIVPILPQFLAGGINCMFPIEVRAGSDPVAMRERFGRELRLCGGFDKMAYYKGAEGIEAELQRLKPTVDQGGFIPFCDHRVPADVPYEAYLWYLKRKRELYNAGMREPQYDESVLTPPAPGVWCEQ
- a CDS encoding DUF1559 domain-containing protein; amino-acid sequence: MERRGFTLIELLVVIAIIAILAAILFPVFARAREKARASSCLNNCKQLGLGLMMYAQDYDEYFTINEPHGANDVTAKWWCSRIYPYVKNKQVFVCPSHPGSYISYSINYRVSNWNSATHQSKIQFPASTIVLADVEPTQKYTIGVSAGTNPDWIMHAPYDQTQYTWCPPFPRHNEGANFVLADGHAKWMKIQATYVDTPGQLSMYTLDNKR